Proteins from one Streptomyces roseifaciens genomic window:
- a CDS encoding HNH endonuclease, which translates to MRRCAVCSVDISHRHGLAKYCSDACAREARRPTMLTCEECGTRFARPNRPGAPPRYCSEEHRAAASVRRSKSHHTARMEELRLLRGDRRCEVCGADINHLKAFARHCGQQCYYRAQGHVPRQPAMSHEERLLRRREKRAESRPVSITLWCKGCGSPFESPGGKAGRRPQHCQPCKARSKPKVRTEPLACKGCGLAVPSERRALALYCSVECQVTMNNLAQAERRKVQRAEAKQDRHCEVCGQPIEAQEHGLRKYCGYGCWYRANYTPKPKARSCAWCGGTMSHRPATAKFCGQSCYLKFQYKRKVGTALRSRPCAHCGESMPLSTANRVYCSSRCSRRAYFEANPEKVRAAKRRGNHQRRAMLASSKRYGITGRELARLWDRYGGACAYCGEKSQSLHQEHIIPISRGGDDSIGNLVPACPDCNLAKGDRTVMEWRLGKKSPRYRTGRPAPELPGHGAHRPANRLLR; encoded by the coding sequence ATGCGGAGATGTGCTGTATGCAGCGTGGACATCAGCCACCGGCACGGACTGGCGAAGTACTGTTCGGATGCATGTGCCCGAGAAGCACGCCGACCGACCATGCTCACCTGCGAGGAGTGCGGCACCCGGTTCGCTCGGCCGAACCGCCCTGGCGCACCTCCCCGTTACTGCTCCGAGGAGCACAGGGCCGCCGCGAGCGTCCGCAGGTCCAAGAGTCATCACACGGCGCGCATGGAGGAACTGCGCCTCCTTCGGGGCGACAGAAGGTGCGAAGTCTGCGGTGCCGATATCAATCACCTCAAGGCCTTCGCGAGGCACTGCGGCCAGCAGTGCTACTACAGGGCTCAGGGGCATGTCCCGCGTCAGCCCGCCATGTCCCATGAGGAGCGGCTGCTCAGGCGGCGCGAGAAGCGAGCCGAGTCAAGGCCGGTCTCGATAACCCTCTGGTGCAAGGGCTGCGGGAGCCCCTTCGAATCGCCCGGGGGCAAAGCGGGGCGCAGACCGCAGCATTGTCAGCCATGCAAGGCTCGCAGCAAACCGAAGGTGCGCACGGAGCCGCTTGCGTGCAAAGGCTGCGGCCTGGCTGTCCCTTCCGAGAGGCGTGCCCTCGCTCTCTACTGCTCGGTTGAGTGCCAGGTCACCATGAACAACCTTGCGCAGGCAGAGCGTCGCAAGGTGCAACGTGCAGAGGCGAAACAAGACCGGCACTGTGAGGTCTGCGGGCAACCGATCGAGGCACAGGAACACGGTCTCCGCAAGTACTGCGGCTACGGATGCTGGTACCGCGCCAACTACACGCCCAAGCCCAAAGCCCGCTCCTGTGCCTGGTGCGGTGGCACGATGTCCCATCGTCCAGCCACTGCCAAATTCTGTGGGCAGTCCTGCTACTTGAAATTCCAGTACAAGCGCAAGGTGGGAACAGCTCTCCGTTCACGCCCGTGCGCCCACTGCGGCGAGAGTATGCCTCTCAGTACGGCGAACCGCGTCTACTGTTCGAGTCGATGCTCCCGGCGCGCCTACTTCGAGGCGAATCCGGAGAAGGTCCGTGCCGCGAAGCGTCGCGGAAACCATCAACGCCGGGCGATGCTGGCCAGTTCCAAGCGATACGGCATAACCGGGCGCGAACTCGCGCGACTGTGGGATCGGTACGGGGGCGCATGTGCCTACTGTGGCGAGAAGTCTCAATCCCTGCATCAAGAGCACATCATTCCGATTTCCCGAGGTGGGGATGACAGCATCGGGAACCTGGTGCCGGCGTGCCCCGACTGCAACCTCGCCAAAGGGGACCGGACAGTCATGGAGTGGCGGCTCGGGAAGAAGTCGCCACGCTATAGAACCGGGCGGCCCGCACCAGAACTCCCCGGACACGGAGCTCACCGACCGGCAAACCGCCTACTGCGGTGA
- a CDS encoding PP2C family protein-serine/threonine phosphatase yields MVGRDDWAVTTGADEQMLERLLAEANAIVPYQLPGLVNRCARALGLDSATIYLVDLQQHLLIPLDDQTERLPVDSSEGGWAYRTLSLRVHESRQDVVVWLPMVDGAERLGVLGVRAGVLDGVRLRRCRMLARVLSLVVTSKRTYSDWFVARIRTQGMDLPTEMLRAFLPPRSVGRTGVISTAVLEPAYELGGDAFDHSVSKNILHASIFDGMGHDLASGLTTSVVMAGCRNGRRSGVDLPNMIETVDRTLAEWLPEQFCTGVVCQLDVDTGVLRWCNCGHPPPLLIRNEGVLEHALESPPQPPMGLPFQLEPTRREVYNTTLEPGDRVLLYTDGVTEARGKDGEAFGLDRFTDFIIRSSAAGQQPSEVLRLLIHAILEYQGNALSDDATILLLEWHPELIEWHYGGSPTEAA; encoded by the coding sequence ATGGTCGGCAGGGACGACTGGGCGGTCACCACCGGGGCGGACGAGCAGATGCTGGAACGGCTGCTCGCGGAGGCCAATGCGATCGTCCCTTACCAACTGCCCGGACTGGTGAACCGGTGCGCCCGGGCACTCGGCCTCGACAGCGCCACGATCTACCTCGTCGACCTCCAGCAGCATCTGCTCATCCCTCTAGACGACCAGACCGAACGGCTGCCGGTGGACTCCAGTGAAGGAGGCTGGGCCTACCGCACACTGTCGCTGCGGGTCCACGAGTCCCGGCAGGACGTGGTGGTGTGGCTGCCGATGGTGGACGGTGCGGAGCGGCTCGGCGTGCTGGGTGTGCGGGCCGGGGTGCTGGACGGGGTGCGGCTGCGCCGGTGCCGGATGCTGGCGCGGGTGCTGTCCCTGGTGGTCACCTCCAAGCGCACCTACAGCGACTGGTTCGTCGCCCGCATTCGCACGCAGGGCATGGATCTGCCCACCGAGATGCTGCGTGCCTTCCTGCCACCGCGCAGTGTCGGCCGCACCGGCGTGATCTCCACCGCTGTTCTGGAACCCGCCTACGAACTCGGCGGAGACGCCTTCGACCACTCGGTGAGCAAGAACATCCTGCACGCCAGCATCTTCGACGGGATGGGCCACGACCTCGCCTCGGGACTGACCACTTCCGTGGTGATGGCCGGTTGCCGCAACGGCCGCCGCTCCGGTGTCGACCTGCCGAACATGATCGAGACGGTGGATCGGACGCTCGCCGAGTGGCTCCCCGAACAGTTCTGCACGGGCGTGGTGTGCCAGCTGGATGTGGACACCGGCGTGCTGCGGTGGTGCAACTGCGGCCACCCGCCTCCCCTGCTGATCCGTAATGAGGGCGTGCTGGAGCATGCCCTGGAAAGCCCACCTCAGCCACCCATGGGGCTGCCGTTCCAGCTCGAACCCACCCGCCGCGAGGTGTACAACACGACGCTGGAACCCGGTGACCGGGTGCTCCTGTACACCGACGGTGTCACCGAGGCCCGTGGCAAGGACGGCGAGGCTTTCGGCCTGGACCGGTTCACCGACTTCATCATCCGCTCCTCCGCCGCCGGCCAGCAGCCCTCCGAAGTCCTGCGGCTGCTCATCCACGCAATCCTCGAATACCAGGGCAACGCCCTCAGCGACGACGCCACCATCCTGCTCCTCGAATGGCACCCCGAACTCATCGAATGGCACTACGGAGGCAGTCCCACCGAAGCCGCCTAA
- a CDS encoding HD domain-containing protein: MDDVYAELLFPRTGIALSAMRFVKGIEDPAIFNHSMRSYLYGRFLGEQQGLQPGRDYDDELLFLGCLLHDAGLSPEGNGDQPFDIDGADLAARFLTDQGVSPERVEVVWDAIALHLHYEIAIRKRPEIALVTAGAGFDLGPEGPHTLPAGYADRIHASLPRLHAAPVLYDTIVGQALDKPHKAPPFSMPGELVRQQTHAVWPTWEQLMTQSPSWNDYDGYQPKA; this comes from the coding sequence ATGGACGACGTATACGCTGAACTGCTCTTTCCTCGTACCGGCATAGCGCTGAGCGCGATGCGCTTCGTGAAAGGCATCGAGGACCCAGCGATCTTCAACCACAGCATGCGCAGCTATCTGTACGGACGCTTCCTCGGAGAGCAGCAAGGCCTGCAGCCCGGCCGCGACTATGACGACGAACTGCTGTTTCTGGGCTGCCTTCTGCACGACGCCGGACTCAGCCCCGAGGGCAACGGCGATCAGCCCTTCGATATTGACGGCGCCGACCTGGCCGCCCGCTTCCTCACCGACCAGGGGGTGTCACCTGAGAGGGTCGAGGTCGTATGGGATGCGATCGCCCTGCACCTGCACTACGAGATCGCCATACGCAAGCGTCCCGAGATCGCGTTGGTGACGGCCGGCGCCGGCTTCGACCTCGGCCCCGAGGGGCCCCACACCCTCCCGGCCGGCTACGCCGACCGCATCCATGCCTCGCTGCCCCGCCTCCACGCCGCACCCGTGCTCTACGACACGATCGTCGGTCAAGCACTCGACAAACCGCACAAGGCCCCACCATTCAGCATGCCCGGCGAACTGGTTCGCCAGCAGACCCACGCTGTCTGGCCTACCTGGGAACAACTGATGACCCAATCCCCCAGTTGGAACGACTACGACGGCTACCAGCCGAAGGCGTGA
- a CDS encoding PadR family transcriptional regulator, which yields MRADMVRGHLDGLLLAVLEPGPLHGYAIIAAVQHRSRGALELRTGTIYPALNRLERLGLLSSSWQSSGERRRRCYELTDAGRHTLAGERTAWSEFTTAIGSVLNPAAPPGFAT from the coding sequence ATGAGGGCAGACATGGTGCGAGGGCACCTGGACGGACTGTTGCTGGCCGTGCTTGAACCAGGCCCGCTGCACGGCTACGCGATCATCGCCGCGGTCCAACACCGCAGCAGGGGCGCACTTGAGCTGCGCACGGGCACGATCTACCCGGCCTTGAACCGGCTGGAGCGGCTCGGGCTGCTGAGCAGCAGCTGGCAATCTTCTGGTGAACGGCGACGGCGATGCTACGAACTCACCGACGCCGGACGGCACACCCTGGCCGGCGAGCGCACCGCGTGGAGCGAGTTCACCACAGCGATCGGCTCGGTCCTGAACCCCGCCGCACCGCCCGGGTTTGCCACATGA
- a CDS encoding permease prefix domain 1-containing protein: MSATSRQADPVEDYIAALTATLHGPARIKARLIEEIRDGLADTVTAHTREGMAYQRAAHQAVEEFGTLDELVPSCQRELTIAQARHTARAVALTAPFLVACWYLAWTTDHDQPWQLPRTAQLLAVHLAGVACVAALLAAATLAATGTLARWLPIPHQLPLAVAWTGTTASVAMAVATLALATASVLATNWPLLAFAGALAAASHAVVAASARACRRCARLPAT; this comes from the coding sequence ATGAGCGCCACCAGTCGGCAAGCCGACCCCGTCGAGGACTACATCGCGGCCCTGACAGCCACCCTGCACGGCCCGGCCCGAATCAAGGCCCGGTTGATCGAGGAGATACGCGACGGCCTCGCGGACACGGTAACGGCGCATACCCGGGAAGGAATGGCTTACCAGCGCGCTGCCCACCAGGCAGTGGAAGAGTTCGGGACCCTCGACGAACTCGTGCCGAGCTGCCAACGGGAACTGACCATCGCCCAGGCCCGGCACACCGCCCGGGCCGTCGCCCTCACCGCCCCCTTCCTGGTCGCCTGCTGGTACCTGGCCTGGACCACCGACCACGATCAGCCCTGGCAGCTGCCACGCACGGCTCAGCTGCTGGCCGTTCATCTGGCCGGTGTTGCCTGCGTCGCAGCACTACTCGCCGCGGCGACGCTGGCCGCCACCGGCACCCTCGCTCGCTGGCTGCCCATTCCGCACCAGCTGCCCCTCGCGGTCGCATGGACCGGCACTACCGCCAGCGTTGCCATGGCGGTTGCGACGCTCGCGCTCGCCACCGCCTCCGTCCTGGCCACGAACTGGCCACTGCTTGCGTTCGCCGGAGCACTCGCAGCCGCGTCGCATGCCGTGGTGGCAGCCTCGGCCCGGGCCTGCCGCCGATGCGCGCGCCTGCCGGCCACGTGA
- a CDS encoding substrate-binding domain-containing protein — MTTARAAGLAGTIALAVTACIVATGCERGASTGAASPPAEPTAAGCPAVLAKARAATRQAEKTDTAWDGPTTGPRAVPGKKIVYVAQTMTNPGVAGTVRGVQEAARTIGWDARVIDGQGTPAGIQAAFGQAVALRPAGIVIGGFDPHLTSQQVARAHADHIPLIGWHAVGSPGPSKDPELFTNVTTRVEDVARISADWVIAHSHGTAGVVVFTDASIPFARNKSELIKKELATCSGVKLLAEENIPISDTSSRTPQEVSALLARLGDRWTHSVAINDVYFADAAPALRAARRKGGGPPYNIGAGDGDPSAFQRINSKQFQAATVPEALTEQGWQIIDEFNRAFSGTPASGYVAPVHVATATNSTGTTSWDPPGYRAAYRSIWGK; from the coding sequence GTGACCACGGCCCGCGCCGCCGGCCTGGCAGGCACGATCGCGCTGGCGGTGACGGCGTGCATCGTCGCCACCGGCTGCGAACGCGGCGCATCGACGGGCGCCGCCTCCCCGCCCGCGGAGCCCACGGCGGCCGGGTGCCCCGCCGTCCTGGCGAAGGCCCGGGCCGCCACCCGGCAGGCCGAGAAGACCGACACGGCGTGGGACGGCCCCACCACCGGCCCCCGGGCCGTACCCGGCAAGAAGATCGTCTACGTCGCGCAGACCATGACCAACCCGGGCGTCGCCGGCACCGTCCGCGGCGTACAGGAAGCCGCGAGGACCATCGGCTGGGACGCCCGGGTGATCGACGGCCAGGGCACCCCCGCCGGGATCCAGGCGGCGTTCGGCCAGGCCGTCGCCCTCCGGCCGGCGGGCATCGTCATCGGCGGCTTCGACCCCCACCTGACGTCCCAGCAGGTCGCGAGGGCCCACGCGGACCACATCCCGCTCATCGGCTGGCACGCGGTCGGCTCCCCCGGCCCGAGCAAGGACCCCGAGCTGTTCACCAACGTCACCACCAGGGTCGAGGACGTCGCGAGGATCAGCGCGGACTGGGTCATCGCGCACTCCCACGGCACCGCCGGAGTCGTGGTGTTCACCGACGCCTCGATCCCGTTCGCCAGGAACAAGTCCGAACTGATCAAGAAAGAGCTCGCCACCTGCTCCGGAGTGAAGCTCCTCGCGGAGGAGAACATCCCGATCTCGGACACGAGCAGCCGCACGCCTCAGGAGGTCTCCGCGCTCCTGGCCCGCCTCGGCGACAGATGGACCCACTCCGTAGCCATCAACGACGTCTACTTCGCCGACGCCGCCCCGGCCCTACGCGCCGCCCGCAGAAAAGGCGGCGGCCCCCCGTACAATATCGGCGCGGGCGACGGCGACCCCTCCGCCTTCCAACGCATCAACAGCAAACAATTCCAGGCAGCCACCGTGCCAGAGGCGCTCACGGAGCAGGGCTGGCAGATCATCGACGAATTCAACCGAGCCTTCTCCGGCACCCCCGCCAGCGGATACGTCGCCCCCGTACACGTAGCCACCGCCACGAACAGCACCGGAACCACCTCCTGGGACCCACCCGGCTACCGCGCCGCCTACCGGAGCATCTGGGGCAAGTGA
- a CDS encoding ABC transporter permease — MTPPSSSSPPTPSPPPPPSPSPRHPPGHRLGHLVGAYGLLALTALLFVAFSLALPGTFPTRDNVSAVLSSQSIPAVLALGATIPIAAGKFDLSIGYGLGLAHVMTMHLIVSAGWPWPLACLVVILGGAAVGAVNGAVVEFARIDSFIATLGTGSIMYAFTGWITDGARIVPGPHGLPAGFTALYDSRFLGLPVSAFYVLALTVALWLLLERLPLGRYFYVIGSNARAADLVGIPSRRYVIYAFTGSGLVVGVAGILLAAQQQIGNPSVGMDYLLPAFVGALLGSTAIRPGRANALGTLVAVAVLAVGLAGIGQLGARFWVTPLFNGSTLLLAVGLAGYAARRQLRRRRTEPSRTPRHPPGATR, encoded by the coding sequence ATGACACCGCCCTCCTCTTCCTCTCCCCCCACCCCGTCCCCGCCCCCGCCACCCTCCCCTTCGCCCCGGCACCCGCCGGGCCACCGGCTCGGGCACCTCGTCGGCGCCTACGGCCTCCTCGCCCTCACGGCCCTGCTGTTCGTGGCCTTCTCCCTCGCCCTGCCCGGCACCTTCCCCACCCGGGACAATGTCTCCGCCGTCCTGTCCAGCCAGTCCATCCCCGCCGTGCTCGCGCTCGGCGCCACGATCCCCATCGCCGCCGGCAAGTTCGACCTGTCCATCGGCTACGGCCTCGGCCTCGCGCACGTCATGACGATGCACCTCATCGTCTCCGCGGGGTGGCCCTGGCCGCTCGCCTGCCTCGTGGTGATCCTGGGCGGGGCGGCCGTCGGCGCCGTCAACGGCGCCGTCGTCGAGTTCGCCAGAATCGACTCCTTCATCGCCACCCTCGGCACCGGCAGCATCATGTACGCCTTCACCGGCTGGATCACCGACGGAGCCCGGATCGTCCCCGGCCCGCACGGCCTGCCCGCCGGCTTCACCGCCCTCTACGACTCGCGGTTCCTCGGCCTGCCGGTCTCCGCCTTCTACGTCCTCGCCCTCACCGTCGCGCTGTGGCTGCTGCTGGAACGGCTGCCCCTCGGCCGGTACTTCTACGTCATCGGGTCCAACGCCCGCGCCGCCGACCTCGTGGGCATCCCCTCCCGGCGCTACGTGATCTACGCCTTCACCGGATCGGGCCTGGTCGTCGGCGTCGCCGGCATCCTGCTCGCCGCTCAGCAGCAGATCGGCAACCCCAGCGTCGGCATGGACTACCTGCTGCCCGCCTTCGTAGGCGCGCTCCTCGGCTCCACCGCGATCAGGCCCGGCCGCGCCAACGCCCTGGGCACCCTCGTCGCCGTCGCCGTCCTGGCCGTCGGCCTCGCCGGGATCGGCCAGCTCGGCGCCCGCTTCTGGGTCACACCGCTGTTCAACGGCAGCACCCTGCTCCTCGCGGTCGGCCTGGCCGGCTACGCCGCCCGCCGGCAACTGCGCCGACGGCGGACGGAACCCTCCCGGACGCCCCGCCACCCGCCCGGAGCCACGCGGTGA
- a CDS encoding sugar ABC transporter ATP-binding protein — protein sequence MHDTPDTRPLPGHGPEPLVRIRGLSKRLGGTLALDSVDLDIRTGSVLALLGANGAGKSTLIKVLAGIHHADEGEVSVAGHPLGTEAASRAMSFIHQDLGLVGWMTVAENIALGTGYPRRAGLVSWRRTRRQCTEALGIVAAHLDPDAVVADLTRAERSLVAIARALSTRAELIVLDEPTASLPAADCARLFHVLHTLRDHGRAVVFVTHRLDEVYKVADAFAVLRDGRLVSHGPLAGHGPARLVHDIVGHDAVGHGPGTHGITDPAPGPAVLTLDGVRTENTGPVSLRLRPGEILGMVGLTGAGHMELGRALAGSRPVLGGRILLGGRPYRPGTVAAAVGDGVGFVTSNRQEEGCAPDLTVRENFLANPRAAGLQGAHWISPGRERAEAGALIERFAVHPRDSEAPIATLSGGNQQKVMLGRWLGTSRNLLILEEPTAGVDVGAKAAIYRLLRDALAGGLAVLLISTDFEEVADVCHRALVFVRGTVTAELSGETLTVTALTHAASDITALTGTPGR from the coding sequence GTGCACGACACTCCCGACACCCGCCCCCTCCCGGGCCACGGCCCCGAGCCCCTCGTCCGCATACGCGGCCTGAGCAAACGGCTCGGCGGCACCCTCGCGCTGGACTCGGTCGACCTCGACATCCGCACCGGCAGCGTCCTGGCCCTGCTCGGTGCGAACGGCGCCGGGAAGTCCACCCTCATCAAGGTGCTGGCGGGGATCCACCACGCGGACGAGGGCGAGGTCAGCGTCGCCGGGCACCCGCTGGGCACCGAGGCGGCCTCCCGGGCCATGTCCTTCATCCACCAGGACCTGGGACTGGTCGGGTGGATGACCGTCGCCGAGAACATCGCCCTGGGCACCGGATACCCGCGCCGCGCGGGACTGGTGTCCTGGCGGCGGACGCGCCGTCAGTGCACCGAGGCCCTGGGCATCGTCGCCGCGCACCTCGACCCGGACGCCGTCGTCGCCGACCTCACGCGGGCCGAACGCTCCCTGGTCGCCATCGCCCGCGCCCTGAGCACCCGGGCCGAACTGATCGTCCTGGACGAGCCGACCGCCAGCCTCCCGGCGGCCGACTGCGCGCGGCTCTTCCACGTCCTGCACACCCTGCGCGACCACGGCCGCGCCGTCGTCTTCGTCACCCACCGGCTCGACGAGGTCTACAAGGTCGCGGACGCGTTCGCCGTGCTGCGCGACGGCCGGCTCGTCAGCCACGGGCCGCTCGCCGGCCACGGTCCCGCCCGGCTGGTGCACGACATCGTGGGCCACGACGCCGTGGGCCACGGGCCGGGCACCCACGGCATCACCGACCCCGCCCCCGGCCCCGCCGTCCTGACCCTCGACGGCGTGCGCACCGAGAACACCGGACCGGTCAGCCTGCGGCTGCGCCCCGGCGAGATCCTCGGCATGGTGGGCCTCACCGGCGCCGGGCACATGGAGCTGGGCCGGGCCCTCGCCGGCTCCCGGCCGGTCCTCGGCGGGCGGATCCTGCTCGGCGGGCGCCCGTACCGGCCGGGCACGGTCGCGGCCGCCGTCGGCGACGGCGTCGGCTTCGTGACCAGCAACCGGCAGGAGGAGGGCTGCGCGCCCGATCTGACCGTACGGGAGAACTTCCTGGCCAACCCCCGGGCGGCCGGCCTGCAGGGCGCGCACTGGATCAGCCCCGGGCGCGAGCGCGCCGAGGCCGGCGCCCTGATCGAGCGGTTCGCGGTGCACCCCCGCGACAGCGAGGCGCCGATCGCCACCCTCTCCGGAGGCAACCAGCAGAAGGTCATGCTCGGGCGCTGGCTGGGGACGAGCCGGAACCTGCTGATCCTGGAGGAGCCGACCGCCGGCGTCGACGTCGGCGCCAAGGCGGCGATCTACCGGCTGCTCCGGGACGCGCTCGCCGGAGGACTCGCCGTCCTGCTCATCTCCACCGACTTCGAGGAGGTCGCCGACGTGTGCCACCGCGCCCTGGTGTTCGTCCGCGGCACCGTGACGGCGGAGCTGAGCGGCGAAACGCTCACGGTCACCGCGCTCACCCACGCCGCCTCGGACATCACCGCCCTCACCGGAACGCCGGGACGATGA